One genomic segment of Sminthopsis crassicaudata isolate SCR6 chromosome 2, ASM4859323v1, whole genome shotgun sequence includes these proteins:
- the FAM78A gene encoding protein FAM78A isoform X2, with translation MNDNFYPSVTWAVPVSESNVAKLTSIYRDQSFTTWLVATNTATNDMVILQTLHWRMQLNIEVNPNRPLGQRAKLREPTAQEQPQILSKNEPIPPSALVKPNANDAQVLMWRPRDGQPLVVIPPKHR, from the coding sequence ATGAACGACAACTTCTACCCCAGTGTCACGTGGGCGGTGCCGGTCAGCGAGAGCAACGTGGCCAAACTGACCAGCATCTACCGAGATCAGAGCTTCACCACCTGGCTGGTGGCCACCAACACAGCCACCAACGACATGGTCATTCTCCAGACGCTCCACTGGAGGATGCAACTCAACATCGAGGTGAATCCCAACAGGCCCTTGGGACAACGTGCCAAGCTTCGGGAGCCGACTGCCCAAGAGCAGCCCCAGATCCTGAGTAAGAATGAGCCAATACCACCCAGTGCCCTTGTCAAACCGAATGCCAATGATGCTCAAGTCCTCATGTGGAGGCCGAGGGATGGGCAGCCTCTCGTGGTGATACCTCCCAAACACCGGTAA
- the FAM78A gene encoding protein FAM78A isoform X1 encodes MPSLPWDCWHFLKIKLVLYAMGCIQSISSKSKIFRESISVIDVKASIDPIPTSIDESSSVVLRYRTPHFRASAQVVVPPIPKKETWIVGWIQACSHMEFYNHYGEQGMSSWELPDLQTGKIQAISDSDGVNYPWYGNTTETCTIVGPTKRDSKFIISMNDNFYPSVTWAVPVSESNVAKLTSIYRDQSFTTWLVATNTATNDMVILQTLHWRMQLNIEVNPNRPLGQRAKLREPTAQEQPQILSKNEPIPPSALVKPNANDAQVLMWRPRDGQPLVVIPPKHR; translated from the exons ATGCCTAGTCTTCCCTGGGACTGTTGgcatttcctaaaaattaaacTGGTACTGTATGCCATGGGCTGTATTCAGAGCATCAGCAGCAAATCCAAAATTTTCCGAGAAAGTATTTCGGTAATTGATGTGAAAGCTTCTATTGACCCTATCCCCACCAGCATCGATGAGTCGTCCAGTGTGGTTCTCCGCTACCGGACCCCGCACTTCCGAGCCTCGGCCCAGGTGGTCGTTCCGCCCATTCCCAAGAAAGAGACCTGGATCGTGGGCTGGATTCAAGCGTGCAGCCACATGGAGTTTTACAACCACTATGGGGAGCAGGGCAT GTCCAGCTGGGAGCTCCCAGACCTTCAAACAGGGAAGATCCAGGCCATCAGTGACTCAGATGGGGTGAACTACCCTTGGTACGGCAACACCACAGAGACCTGCACCATTGTGGGCCCCACCAAAAGAGACTCTAAGTTTATCATCAGCATGAACGACAACTTCTACCCCAGTGTCACGTGGGCGGTGCCGGTCAGCGAGAGCAACGTGGCCAAACTGACCAGCATCTACCGAGATCAGAGCTTCACCACCTGGCTGGTGGCCACCAACACAGCCACCAACGACATGGTCATTCTCCAGACGCTCCACTGGAGGATGCAACTCAACATCGAGGTGAATCCCAACAGGCCCTTGGGACAACGTGCCAAGCTTCGGGAGCCGACTGCCCAAGAGCAGCCCCAGATCCTGAGTAAGAATGAGCCAATACCACCCAGTGCCCTTGTCAAACCGAATGCCAATGATGCTCAAGTCCTCATGTGGAGGCCGAGGGATGGGCAGCCTCTCGTGGTGATACCTCCCAAACACCGGTAA